In one window of Spartinivicinus marinus DNA:
- a CDS encoding TRAP transporter substrate-binding protein → MNRRSAIKYLLTVSASLNPILAAFSSTDPLLLKEEQKKAKLAKYIFNFASPYFSDKYLTTPHAHHEIKQLIEQYTHNQVYVAIHDGGSFGIGSALSSSVIYGQVQGALLSISNLTPRAPALDIINIPFWCASAEGYQRLVNSNIWRQHVLSQAAHVTVLFHYVVGSRTASSTRIYGKTIKSPGDLNDVRFRVPASESLLHFYQMAGAKPTSILWGLAAKTARLNRYDALDPSVIGLYSGPDELNKEIGVISEIESVHDGWVAIANNHFIQSLDKSTRLAFFDAIEEIRHKQFLLYQRSYNHCRQIFSQMGVNIYQPSIQEKEAFKLVFGHQRKEWNSIKEKLLGPKWSSIFQQLVEVTYS, encoded by the coding sequence ATGAATCGGCGTAGCGCCATTAAATATCTGCTTACCGTTAGCGCCAGTTTAAATCCCATTCTGGCGGCTTTTAGCAGTACAGATCCTCTGCTATTGAAAGAAGAGCAAAAAAAGGCAAAGCTCGCCAAATATATCTTTAATTTTGCATCCCCCTACTTTAGTGATAAATATTTAACAACGCCTCATGCTCACCATGAGATTAAACAACTCATTGAGCAATATACTCACAACCAAGTTTATGTTGCCATTCATGATGGGGGTAGTTTTGGCATCGGTAGCGCACTGTCAAGCAGTGTGATTTATGGGCAGGTGCAGGGAGCGCTGTTATCCATATCCAACCTCACGCCTCGAGCCCCTGCCTTGGATATTATCAATATTCCATTCTGGTGCGCCAGTGCAGAAGGTTATCAACGTCTAGTGAACTCCAATATTTGGCGGCAGCATGTATTATCTCAAGCGGCTCATGTGACGGTACTCTTTCATTATGTGGTGGGTTCCAGAACAGCATCCTCTACTCGCATTTATGGCAAAACCATTAAGTCGCCCGGAGATCTTAATGACGTGAGATTCCGAGTCCCCGCATCAGAGTCTTTATTGCACTTTTATCAAATGGCAGGTGCAAAACCCACATCCATACTGTGGGGGCTAGCTGCAAAAACAGCCCGCCTTAATCGTTATGATGCACTAGATCCTTCAGTCATAGGTCTTTATTCCGGCCCGGATGAGTTAAATAAGGAAATCGGCGTGATTTCCGAAATAGAATCAGTACACGACGGTTGGGTAGCTATTGCCAATAATCATTTTATACAATCACTCGACAAAAGCACTCGGCTAGCCTTTTTTGATGCCATTGAAGAAATCAGGCATAAACAGTTTCTCTTATATCAACGCTCTTATAACCACTGTCGGCAGATATTCTCCCAAATGGGTGTCAATATCTATCAGCCATCCATACAGGAGAAAGAAGCATTCAAGCTTGTGTTTGGTCACCAAAGGAAAGAATGGAATAGTATTAAAGAGAAATTGCTTGGCCCGAAATGGTCTAGTATTTTTCAGCAATTAGTAGAAGTGACATATTCCTAA
- a CDS encoding substrate-binding periplasmic protein, translated as MNFCNFITLLLIIFTAFTSTTTFCKDMIIFGYDSKPPKYYIEDGQSKGILVDIMRWIGKEINYNFDIRLYPWKRAYHHALEGDGGIIGLSWNEERDKIFDYSDVMYFDDVVLAVRKDNVFSFNLIKDLKGKSIALERGSSKGNEFDNLIKTGFLKPVWSNSMPQSLLLVLSGHADMAVAGPGKIGYMMTIYNEASSYPSLVKNRDELTIIPKPIVRDPNYLGISKKLAAHDFLAKFNSALKKGKDSGAFELIIEKYTQAFHLP; from the coding sequence ATGAACTTCTGTAATTTTATCACGTTGTTATTGATTATTTTCACAGCTTTTACAAGTACAACAACCTTTTGCAAAGATATGATTATCTTTGGTTATGACTCTAAACCTCCAAAATACTACATTGAAGATGGTCAGTCTAAAGGAATTTTGGTAGATATTATGCGCTGGATAGGTAAAGAGATTAACTATAACTTTGATATACGCTTATATCCTTGGAAGCGCGCTTACCATCATGCATTAGAAGGTGATGGCGGTATCATCGGATTATCATGGAATGAAGAGCGAGACAAGATTTTTGATTACTCTGATGTAATGTATTTCGATGATGTTGTTCTAGCAGTTAGGAAAGATAACGTATTCAGTTTTAATTTAATTAAAGACCTTAAAGGAAAATCGATAGCACTTGAAAGGGGATCTAGCAAGGGAAATGAATTTGATAATCTTATAAAAACGGGTTTTCTCAAGCCTGTATGGAGCAACTCTATGCCTCAAAGCTTATTGTTAGTTCTTTCCGGACATGCAGATATGGCAGTTGCTGGCCCAGGTAAAATAGGCTATATGATGACAATATACAATGAAGCATCATCATATCCATCATTAGTTAAAAATAGAGACGAGCTTACAATTATTCCTAAACCTATCGTCAGAGATCCTAATTATCTTGGCATTTCAAAAAAATTAGCAGCCCATGATTTCTTAGCTAAATTTAATTCGGCTTTAAAGAAAGGTAAAGATTCCGGTGCATTTGAGTTGATAATTGAGAAATATACTCAAGCATTTCACCTTCCTTAA